The following nucleotide sequence is from Candidatus Methanoperedens sp..
GACCTTCTTAATACCATAATTGACTCGGAGAACTTGACTTTGGAAGAACTTGAAAGGTTAAAACGAGCGAGGATGGGTCCCGGCATGACCGAAGAGGATTTTCTAAAACAACATCCAGAGCTCAAATAAATATTAAAAATGTACGAACTTATAATAAAAGAACAGTTCGATAAGTCTTTCTCAAAAATAAAGGATCTTAAAACAAAAAAGCAAATCTGGACCAAGATACTGGAACTTAAAACAATGGCTCCCATAGGCAAAAAATTAGTAGGAAATCCATATTGGTCAATACATATCGGAAAATTCAGGGTGATTTATATTTTACACAAACATAGCAGTGAGATCGAAATTGTGGATATATTGAGCAGAAAACACGATTACAGGGAGATTTAATCATATTTTTTGTATTTTGATTGAATTTTTTTAATCCTCTAATAAATTCAGTTAATGTCACTGCAAGAATAATTCGGGCTATCAGGCGCCGCCGGGACGATGCGCATGGGGGCATGAGGATGTGTGATGGGGGCGCAGGCTTGTGTTATTTGTTGGCTTTATTCATTTTTTTTACCGCAAAGCACGCAAAGGGCGCAAAGATTTTGAGGGACGCGCCGGTCTCATTTTAGGCGGCGCATGAATAGGATAAGGGTGTCTTCTGGGTTGTTGATATACAAATTATGGCAAAATTTGGCTCATGACTATTTATGCAAAAGTTCATTAAATTCTTCCACTGTAAGTCCTGCTTGCTTAATTATAGTTCTTAAAGTTCCGCGTGCAATCTCATTATGGTTTGGAATTGTTAGAGCCTGTTTTTCAGGGTTTCTTAAAGGATATGACTTCTGTTTGACCTCGAACATAATATCCGATTTTAGTCAGTGCTTTTATTACTTCTTGTCCAGAGACAATGGGCAATTTGCTCATATGGCAACAGAAACCATTGTTTCTTTAATTCCGGCATGGGGAGTTATCGGAATACCATCTTCCGCCAACATCGATATATGCAACTCGATAGCATCCTTAATGTTTTCCTGGGCTTCTTTTTCTGTTTTGCCCTGGGATATACAGCCGGGTAAAGATGGCACTGTAGCCACATACCAGCCGTCTTCGTCTTTTTCCAGTAATACTTTAAATTTCATCAAAATGCCTCAATTGATGTACATCAATAATATGTATTGAATAGATAAAGTATTTATGGTACCAATTTATGCAAAAATTTCATCGTTTTTCCATTGCACTGGCAGCCGGATGCGCACGCTTTGACTGGCGTCGGGCATTGTGTGATTGAGGGAAGTGCGGAGTCTCCATGCTAAATAATTCGGTCAGGC
It contains:
- a CDS encoding type II toxin-antitoxin system HicB family antitoxin; this translates as MKFKVLLEKDEDGWYVATVPSLPGCISQGKTEKEAQENIKDAIELHISMLAEDGIPITPHAGIKETMVSVAI